The following proteins are co-located in the Vigna angularis cultivar LongXiaoDou No.4 chromosome 2, ASM1680809v1, whole genome shotgun sequence genome:
- the LOC108326885 gene encoding CASP-like protein 4A1, with protein sequence MKKENSEEKATEPTEKVSGDTKEEEDPEQKRNEENQFYFVSEPSPSITVSSPSLRTHKSPSPPLHSLTDSPISDGHSSPLPQNPPPESSSDSSISDGHFSIADQRLSPPVVTAQRFQVEPAVVTKVDLGAEEGFVKDVEQATGAAGNRRLRPDVSGLLKTKKIATWSKLLFGLRITAFVFCLASFSVLAADKKRGWALDSFYLYKEFRYSLSVNVIGFMHSGLQICDLWRYLATGKHVVDHQLWGYFTFALDQILTYLLMSSSSSAATRAYDWISNWGEDKFPYMANASVALSLVAFVAFALASLVSGSIIVRFR encoded by the exons atgaagaaagagaattCTGAAGAAAAAGCAACGGAACCAACCGAAAAGGTTTCAGGGGAcacaaaagaagaagaggaccCAGAGCAAAAGAGAAACGAAGAAAATCAATTCTACTTTGTTTCGGAACCCTCACCATCTATCACTGTCAGTTCTCCTTCCCTCCGAACCCACAAATCCCCTTCGCCGCCACTTCATTCTCTCACCGACTCGCCCATCTCCGATGGCCACTCCTCTCCGCTGCCTCAAAATCCGCCACCCGAATCGTCATCGGACTCGTCGATTTCCGACGGCCACTTCTCGATCGCCGACCAGCGTCTCTCTCCGCCGGTGGTTACGGCTCAACGGTTCCAAGTGGAGCCCGCGGTGGTGACCAAGGTCGATCTCGGTGCCGAGGAGGGTTTCGTAAAAGACGTCGAACAAGCCACCGGAGCCGCCGGTAATCGACGACTGAGACCAGATGTGTCCGGTTTGTTAAAGACGAAAAAAATCGCGACCTGGAGCAAGCTCTTGTTTGGTCTTCGAATAACCGCTTTTGTTTTCTGCTTGGCATCTTTCTCGGTGCTGGCCGCTGATAAGAAACGCGGCTGGGCTCTCGACTCTTTCTATTTGTACAAGGAATTCAG GTATAGTTTGTCAGTGAATGTGATTGGATTTATGCATTCTGGGCTGCAGATTTGTGATCTCTGGCGGTACTTGGCTACGGGAAAGCACGTGGTGGATCACCAGCTATGGGGTTATTTCACTTTCGCACTGGATCAG ATATTGACATACCTTCTtatgtcatcatcatcatcggcTGCCACTAGAGCTTATGACTGGATATCCAATTGGGGCGAGGACAAGTTCCCCTACATGGCAAATGCATCTGTGGCTTTGTCTTTGGTTGCTTTTGTTGCCTTTGCCTTGGCCTCTCTTGTCTCAGGTTCTATCATTGTAAGATTCagataa
- the LOC108326926 gene encoding 2-methylene-furan-3-one reductase, whose protein sequence is MAATSVPSHMKAWTYSEYGKSGEVLKFNSSVALPPVKEDQVLIKVAAASINPIDYKRMEGHFKNSDSPLPTVPGFDVAGVVVKVGSEVKKFKVGDEVYGDINLKALEYPKVIGSLAEYTAAEERLLAHKPQSLSFVEAASLPLTLETAYEGLERTGFSAGKSILVLGGAGGVGTHVIQLAKHVYGASKVAATASTRKLELLSNLGADLPIDYTKENFEDLSEKFDVVYDTVGQTELAFKALKEGGKVVTIVPPGFPPAILFILSTDGGILEKLNPYFESGKLKPILDPKSPFPFSQAVEAFAHLETNRATGKVVIYPIP, encoded by the exons ATGGCTGCAACATCAGTGCCTTCTCACATGAAAGCTTGGACTTACTCGGAGTATGGCAAATCCGGCGAAGTTCTCAAGTTTAACAGCAGCGTGGCTTTACCTCCGGTGAAGGAAGATCAGGTCCTCATCAAGGTCGCTGCTGCTTCCATTAACCCCATTGATTACAAGAGAATGGAAGGTCATTTCAAGAACTCCGATTCCCCTTTACCC ACTGTTCCGGGATTTGATGTTGCTGGAGTGGTGGTCAAAGTGggaagtgaagtgaagaaattCAAGGTTGGCGATGAAGTCTACGGTGATATCAATTTGAAAGCTTTGGAATATCCGAAGGTGATTGGTTCTTTGGCAGAATACACTGCTGCAGAAGAGAGACTATTGGCTCACAAGCCACAGAGTCTGAGCTTTGTTGAGGCTGCTAGCCTTCCTTTAACACTTGAGACAGCTTATGAAGGCCTCGAACGAACTGGGTTCTCTGCAGGTAAATCTATCCTTGTGCTTGGAGGTGCCGGTGGAGTTGGAACCCATGTTATTCAG CTTGCAAAGCATGTATATGGAGCATCCAAGGTAGCAGCCACAGCTAGCACCAGAAAATTGGAGTTATTGAGCAATTTGGGGGCTGACTTGCCAATTGATTATACTAAAGAGAATTTTGAAGACTTGTCTGAAAAGTTTGATGTGGTGTATGATACAGTAG GGCAAACTGAACTGGCATTCAAGGCCTTGAAAGAAGGAGGCAAAGTTGTGACCATAGTACCACCTGGGTTTCCTCCAGCTATATTGTTCATTCTCAGTACTGATGGGGGTATTTTAGAGAAACTAAACCCCTATTTTGAGAGTGGTAAGTTGAAGCCAATACTTGACCCCAAGAGCCCCTTTCCATTTTCTCAGGCTGTTGAAGCATTTGCCCATCTGGAAACAAACAGGGCAACTGGAAAAGTTGTTATCTATCCCATTCCATGA